A genomic window from Luteolibacter sp. LG18 includes:
- a CDS encoding glycerol-3-phosphate dehydrogenase/oxidase — MNRERMLEQARVRAEWDLLVIGGGATGMGIAVDAATRGYEVLLLEQHDFGKGTSSRSTKLVHGGVRYLEQGNVALVMEALKERGLLRKNAPHLVHELPFVVPSYTWWEGPFYGIGLKVYQMLSGKLGFGTSRFISKEETLERLPNVNPDGLRGGVIYYDGQFDDTRLLIHLAMTAAEQGAVLLNYAKVTALEKGDDDLVHGVRWLDQETGESHVARAKVVVNATGPFTDGVRGLAGETAEPMISPSQGAHLVLDRSFLPGATAIMVPHTSDGRVMFAIPWHGRTLLGTTDVAVEEAALEPVAMEEEIGFMLTTAALYLHKKPTRDDVLSVFAGIRPLVKGGVGKNTAALSRDHTLHLDANGLLSVTGGKWTTYRHMAEDAVNHAATLGDLPERPCVTKTTNLHGYHPHAHDLGDLAVYGTDAAAIQRLIDEEPELGRRLDDALPYLAAEVVWAARSEMARTVEDVLARRTRALFLDARAALRMARPVAALLARELGRDAAWQVAQVDAFGEVAAGYLPAGACRNPGGVEK; from the coding sequence TTGTTGCTGGAGCAGCACGATTTCGGAAAGGGCACCTCGAGCCGCAGCACCAAGCTTGTTCACGGTGGCGTGCGCTACCTGGAGCAAGGGAACGTCGCACTCGTCATGGAGGCACTCAAGGAGCGAGGCCTGCTGCGGAAGAACGCGCCGCATCTGGTGCACGAGCTGCCGTTCGTGGTGCCGAGTTACACGTGGTGGGAAGGGCCGTTTTACGGGATCGGGCTGAAGGTATACCAAATGCTCTCCGGCAAGCTGGGCTTTGGGACCTCGCGGTTCATCTCGAAGGAGGAGACGCTGGAACGGTTGCCGAACGTGAACCCCGATGGCCTCCGCGGCGGGGTGATCTATTACGATGGCCAGTTCGACGACACGCGGTTGCTGATCCATCTGGCGATGACGGCGGCGGAGCAGGGGGCCGTGCTTTTGAACTACGCCAAGGTGACGGCCTTGGAGAAAGGCGACGACGACCTGGTGCATGGCGTGCGTTGGCTGGATCAGGAGACGGGGGAATCGCACGTGGCCCGTGCCAAGGTGGTGGTGAACGCCACCGGCCCTTTCACCGATGGCGTTCGCGGGCTCGCGGGAGAAACCGCGGAGCCGATGATTTCACCCAGCCAGGGTGCCCATCTGGTGCTGGATCGTTCGTTCCTGCCGGGGGCCACCGCGATCATGGTGCCGCACACCAGCGATGGGCGGGTGATGTTCGCGATTCCGTGGCATGGCCGCACCTTGCTGGGGACCACCGATGTGGCAGTGGAGGAAGCCGCGTTGGAGCCGGTGGCGATGGAGGAGGAGATCGGGTTCATGCTCACCACCGCGGCGCTTTACCTGCACAAGAAGCCCACGCGGGACGATGTGCTCAGCGTCTTCGCGGGCATCCGGCCACTGGTGAAGGGCGGGGTGGGGAAGAACACGGCGGCGCTTTCGCGCGATCACACGCTCCACCTTGATGCGAATGGATTGCTCTCGGTGACGGGAGGCAAGTGGACCACTTACCGCCACATGGCGGAGGATGCGGTCAACCACGCGGCGACCCTCGGTGACCTTCCCGAGCGGCCGTGTGTGACGAAGACCACGAACCTTCACGGCTACCATCCGCACGCGCACGATCTCGGCGATCTGGCGGTGTATGGCACCGATGCGGCGGCGATCCAGCGGTTGATTGACGAGGAGCCGGAGCTCGGCCGGAGACTCGATGACGCGTTGCCGTATCTGGCGGCGGAGGTGGTGTGGGCGGCTCGCTCGGAAATGGCGCGCACGGTGGAGGATGTGCTGGCGCGGCGGACGCGGGCGCTGTTCCTCGATGCCCGGGCGGCCTTGAGGATGGCGCGGCCGGTGGCGGCCTTGCTGGCCCGCGAGCTGGGGCGGGATGCAGCTTGGCAGGTGGCGCAGGTGGACGCGTTTGGAGAGGTCGCGGCCGGGTATTTGCCAGCGGGCGCGTGTCGCAATCCGGGAGGGGTCGAAAAGTAG
- a CDS encoding L-rhamnose isomerase: MRDSLYPIARELYAEHGVDTEAVLSQLASVAVSLHCWQGDDVGGFEGDGLTGGGIQATGNYPGKARTPGELRQDLEKALSLIPGKHRLNLHACYADFSGGKVDRDALEVKHFQSWIDWCKTQGLGMDFNPTYFSHPLANDGATLTHADEGVRAFWIRHGIACREIGAEMGRQLGSATVTNVWIPDGSKDLPVDRKGPRQRLEASLDEIFRKELPTEHHLDAVESKLFGIGSESYVVGSNEFYLGYAVSRSKLVCLDAGHFHPTESVADKISSVLQFVPEILLHVSRGVRWDSDHVVILDDPTKAIMEELVRGGFLGRTHIGLDFFDASINRVAAWVIGTRSTLKALLLALLEPAAKLRGLEAEGDFTSRLAILEEIKSLPFGAVWDEYCRRQDTPVGEDWLREVKRYESDVLSKR; the protein is encoded by the coding sequence ATGCGCGATTCCCTCTATCCCATCGCCCGCGAGCTGTATGCCGAACACGGCGTCGATACCGAAGCGGTCCTTTCCCAACTCGCCTCCGTGGCCGTGTCCCTCCATTGTTGGCAGGGCGACGATGTCGGCGGCTTCGAAGGCGACGGCCTCACCGGCGGCGGCATCCAGGCGACCGGAAACTATCCCGGCAAAGCCCGCACCCCCGGCGAACTCCGCCAGGACTTGGAGAAAGCCCTGTCCCTGATTCCCGGCAAGCACCGCCTCAACCTGCATGCCTGCTACGCGGATTTCTCCGGCGGCAAGGTTGACCGCGATGCCCTCGAGGTGAAGCATTTCCAGAGCTGGATCGACTGGTGCAAGACCCAGGGCCTGGGCATGGATTTCAATCCGACCTATTTCTCCCACCCGCTGGCGAACGATGGAGCCACGCTGACCCACGCCGACGAAGGCGTGCGCGCGTTCTGGATCCGCCACGGCATCGCCTGCCGCGAGATCGGCGCGGAAATGGGCCGCCAGCTCGGTTCCGCGACCGTCACCAACGTTTGGATTCCGGACGGCTCGAAGGATCTGCCGGTCGACCGCAAGGGGCCGCGCCAGCGCCTGGAGGCTTCGCTCGATGAAATCTTCCGCAAGGAGCTGCCGACCGAGCATCACCTCGACGCCGTCGAGTCAAAGTTGTTCGGCATCGGTTCCGAGTCCTACGTCGTCGGCTCGAATGAATTCTACCTCGGCTACGCGGTCTCGCGTTCGAAGCTGGTCTGCCTCGATGCCGGTCACTTCCACCCGACCGAGAGCGTGGCGGACAAGATCTCGTCCGTGCTCCAGTTCGTGCCGGAAATCCTGCTGCACGTGAGCCGCGGCGTCCGCTGGGACAGCGACCACGTCGTCATCCTCGATGATCCCACCAAGGCGATCATGGAGGAACTGGTGCGCGGCGGCTTCCTCGGCCGCACCCACATCGGTCTCGATTTCTTCGACGCCAGCATCAACCGCGTGGCCGCCTGGGTCATCGGCACCCGCTCGACGCTCAAGGCGCTGCTGCTCGCGCTGCTCGAACCCGCCGCCAAGCTGCGCGGGCTGGAAGCCGAGGGCGACTTCACCTCCCGCCTCGCGATCCTCGAGGAGATCAAGTCGCTGCCGTTCGGCGCGGTGTGGGACGAGTACTGCCGCCGCCAGGACACGCCGGTGGGCGAGGACTGGCTGCGCGAGGTGAAGCGCTACGAGAGCGACGTGCTTTCGAAGCGCTGA
- a CDS encoding bifunctional rhamnulose-1-phosphate aldolase/short-chain dehydrogenase: protein MVKPEAYQHVSYKWDDSTAANLDPVGRLVYRSNLLGSDQRITNTGGGNTSSKVIEKDPLTGKDVEVLWVKGSGGDLRTSTRENFSSLYQDKLIGLQRIYAALPDNGLKTPAEDSMVGMFTHTTFNLNPRASSIDTPLHSFLTGKHVDHMHPNAIIAIAASRRCQELTGEIFGGEMEYVPWMRPGFELGLAMQEIEKQNPGTRAIMMGQHGFISWDDDDKACYIRTLDFIEKAADYIETKYQANGGDATAFGGATCQPLPAIERDATLAAILPWLRGKVSAQKRFVGTVQHDEKILRFVNSADAPRLAELGTSCPDHFLRTKIKPLYVAWNPQTQDVAQLKALLETGLEQYRKDYAAYYAACKHANSPAMRDPNPTVILIPGIGMIAWGKDKSESRVTAEFYNCAVEVMRGAEAIDEYIALPQQEAFDIEYWLLEEAKLQRMPAEKELARQIHIVIGAGSGIGKETAHRLVKEGAHIVCVDLNHEAAEATAKEITDKYGVGIGVAGSGISGCGPAIGLRANITDRASIREMLDQVALAYGGFDAIEVTAGIFVPSDTTGHIPDDKWALTFNINVTGSYYVADEAYKTWKEQGLRGALVLTTSANAAVAKKGSLAYDTSKAAANHLVRELAMELAPLVRVNGVAPATVVQGSAMFPRDRVIGSLAKYNIPYTEDEATESLVSKLAQFYADRTLTKAPITPADQAEAYFLLVTNRLSKTTGQIITVDGGLHEAFLR from the coding sequence ATGGTCAAACCAGAAGCCTATCAACACGTGAGCTACAAATGGGACGATTCCACCGCGGCCAACCTCGATCCGGTCGGCCGCCTGGTGTATCGCTCGAATCTCCTCGGCAGCGACCAGCGCATCACCAACACCGGCGGTGGCAACACCTCCTCGAAGGTGATCGAGAAGGATCCGCTCACCGGCAAGGACGTGGAAGTCCTGTGGGTGAAGGGCTCCGGCGGCGACCTGCGCACCAGCACGCGTGAGAATTTCTCGTCCCTCTATCAGGACAAGCTGATCGGCCTCCAGCGCATCTACGCCGCGCTGCCGGACAACGGCCTGAAGACCCCGGCGGAGGACTCGATGGTCGGCATGTTCACGCACACGACCTTCAACCTGAACCCGCGCGCGTCCTCGATCGACACCCCGCTGCACAGCTTCCTCACCGGCAAGCATGTCGACCACATGCACCCGAACGCGATCATCGCGATCGCCGCCAGCCGCCGTTGCCAGGAGCTCACCGGCGAGATCTTCGGTGGTGAAATGGAGTATGTGCCGTGGATGCGCCCCGGCTTCGAGCTCGGCCTCGCAATGCAGGAGATCGAGAAGCAGAACCCCGGCACCCGGGCGATCATGATGGGCCAGCACGGCTTCATCTCGTGGGATGACGACGACAAGGCGTGCTACATCCGCACGCTCGATTTCATCGAGAAGGCCGCCGATTACATCGAAACGAAATACCAGGCCAACGGCGGCGACGCCACGGCCTTTGGCGGCGCGACCTGCCAGCCGCTCCCGGCGATCGAGCGCGATGCCACCCTCGCCGCCATCCTGCCGTGGCTGCGCGGCAAGGTGTCCGCGCAGAAGCGTTTCGTCGGCACCGTCCAGCACGACGAGAAGATCCTGCGCTTCGTGAACTCCGCCGATGCCCCGCGCCTCGCCGAGCTCGGCACCTCCTGCCCGGACCATTTCCTCCGCACCAAGATCAAGCCGCTCTACGTCGCGTGGAACCCGCAGACCCAGGACGTCGCGCAGCTCAAGGCGCTGCTTGAAACCGGCCTGGAGCAGTATCGCAAGGACTACGCCGCCTATTACGCGGCCTGCAAGCACGCCAACTCCCCGGCGATGCGCGACCCGAACCCGACCGTGATCCTGATCCCGGGCATCGGCATGATAGCCTGGGGCAAGGACAAGTCCGAGTCCCGCGTGACCGCCGAGTTCTACAACTGCGCCGTGGAAGTGATGCGCGGCGCCGAGGCGATCGACGAATACATCGCCCTGCCGCAGCAGGAAGCCTTCGACATCGAATACTGGTTGCTCGAGGAAGCGAAGCTCCAGCGCATGCCCGCCGAGAAGGAACTGGCCCGCCAGATCCACATCGTCATCGGCGCCGGCAGCGGCATCGGCAAGGAAACCGCCCACCGCCTGGTGAAGGAAGGCGCGCACATCGTCTGCGTCGACCTCAACCACGAGGCCGCGGAAGCCACCGCGAAGGAAATCACCGACAAGTATGGCGTCGGCATCGGCGTGGCGGGCAGCGGCATTTCCGGCTGTGGTCCGGCCATCGGCCTGCGCGCGAACATCACCGACCGCGCCAGCATCCGCGAGATGCTCGACCAGGTGGCGCTCGCCTACGGCGGCTTCGATGCCATCGAGGTCACCGCCGGCATCTTCGTGCCGAGCGACACCACCGGCCACATCCCGGACGACAAGTGGGCGCTCACCTTCAACATCAACGTCACCGGCAGTTACTACGTGGCCGACGAGGCCTACAAGACCTGGAAGGAACAGGGCCTGCGCGGCGCACTCGTCCTCACCACCAGCGCCAATGCCGCCGTGGCGAAGAAGGGCAGCCTCGCCTACGATACCAGCAAGGCCGCCGCCAACCACCTCGTCCGTGAGCTCGCCATGGAACTCGCCCCGCTGGTGCGCGTGAACGGCGTGGCCCCGGCCACCGTGGTGCAGGGTTCCGCCATGTTCCCGCGCGACCGCGTGATCGGCAGCCTCGCGAAGTACAACATCCCCTACACCGAGGATGAGGCGACCGAATCGCTGGTCTCGAAGCTCGCGCAGTTCTATGCCGACCGCACCCTGACCAAGGCGCCGATCACCCCGGCCGACCAGGCCGAGGCTTACTTCCTGCTCGTGACGAACCGCCTGAGCAAGACCACCGGACAGATCATCACCGTGGATGGCGGCCTGCACGAGGCCTTCCTCCGCTGA
- a CDS encoding DeoR/GlpR family DNA-binding transcription regulator, with the protein MLPVERQNRILKLARRDGTVRTIDLAKDFDVAEETIRRDLDFLSRRGHLKRTHGGAMDNSGPLAELPYSEREARQLNEKVSMAKEAARVLCAGETILLDASSTSLQLASHLPAGLPLRVVSHSLAVMERLASNDSVELIQLGGTYEPRGRRYNGLITELAVRALRIDRFFFSGGGLDPVRGLSEPNSEQARLKRVMLDHSAWKCALIDHTKMGVQTDFFFAQPQEVDLVITDNESREYAKEHLKNPPFTLKYGR; encoded by the coding sequence ATGTTGCCCGTCGAACGCCAAAATCGCATTCTGAAACTTGCCCGCCGTGACGGCACCGTCCGGACCATCGACCTCGCCAAGGACTTCGATGTGGCGGAGGAAACGATCCGCCGGGATCTCGACTTCCTGAGCCGCCGCGGCCACCTGAAGCGGACGCACGGCGGAGCGATGGACAACTCCGGGCCCCTCGCCGAGCTGCCGTATTCCGAGCGTGAGGCGCGTCAGCTCAACGAGAAGGTCTCGATGGCCAAGGAAGCCGCCCGGGTGCTGTGCGCCGGGGAAACGATCCTGCTCGATGCCAGTTCCACCTCGCTCCAGCTCGCCTCCCACCTGCCCGCGGGGCTGCCCCTGCGCGTGGTGAGCCACTCGCTGGCGGTGATGGAACGCCTCGCCAGCAATGACAGCGTGGAGCTGATCCAGCTCGGCGGGACCTATGAGCCGCGTGGCCGGCGCTACAACGGGCTCATCACCGAGCTCGCGGTGCGGGCGCTGCGGATCGACCGCTTCTTTTTCTCCGGCGGCGGCCTCGATCCGGTCCGCGGCCTGAGCGAACCGAATTCCGAGCAGGCCCGCCTGAAGCGGGTGATGCTCGATCATTCGGCGTGGAAATGCGCGCTGATCGACCACACCAAGATGGGCGTTCAGACGGACTTCTTCTTCGCCCAACCCCAGGAAGTGGACCTGGTGATCACGGACAACGAGTCTCGTGAATACGCCAAGGAACACCTGAAAAACCCGCCGTTCACGCTGAAATACGGTCGTTGA
- a CDS encoding TIM barrel protein, which translates to MKLHNAMWPGLVGKEPGTDHPPISLDHMLDLTAAATVGGRKFDGIDLFLFHPHIDPDASEFELRAMADRIASRGLSVGSLVAPVWPGTVGGCAFGSDDDRKNFVLAVEKACRIAKILNEHGVRKSGIIRIDSAGGPESFLQDPAGNTKKLAETFREAGKVAEQHGERLAAEGEICWGGMHSWKAMVDTLEATNLPGIVGFQADLAHTYLYLLGYNAPEAALLAADYTEEEFWAAYAKMTDVLRPWTIDFHVAQNDGSVHGTGSHDKTGRHCPADDPNGKLDIPRASAYWLKGAADRGIDHICWDGCMFPNETLETPATWETILATMIQVDQAL; encoded by the coding sequence ATGAAACTCCATAACGCCATGTGGCCTGGTCTGGTCGGCAAAGAGCCCGGCACCGACCATCCGCCCATCTCCCTCGATCACATGCTCGATCTCACGGCCGCCGCCACGGTGGGCGGTCGCAAGTTCGATGGCATCGACCTGTTCCTCTTCCACCCGCACATCGATCCGGACGCGTCCGAGTTCGAGCTCCGCGCCATGGCGGATCGCATCGCCTCGCGCGGGCTGTCCGTCGGTTCGCTGGTGGCTCCGGTCTGGCCGGGCACCGTCGGTGGCTGCGCCTTCGGCAGCGATGACGACCGGAAGAACTTCGTCCTCGCGGTTGAGAAGGCCTGCCGGATCGCGAAGATCCTCAACGAACACGGTGTCCGGAAGTCCGGCATCATCCGCATCGATTCCGCGGGCGGTCCCGAGTCCTTCCTCCAGGATCCGGCGGGCAATACCAAGAAGCTCGCCGAAACTTTCCGCGAAGCCGGCAAGGTGGCCGAGCAGCACGGTGAGCGCCTCGCTGCCGAAGGCGAAATCTGCTGGGGCGGCATGCACTCGTGGAAGGCGATGGTGGATACCCTCGAAGCCACCAACCTGCCCGGCATCGTCGGCTTCCAGGCGGACCTCGCCCACACCTACCTCTACCTGCTCGGTTACAACGCACCCGAGGCGGCGCTGCTGGCCGCCGATTACACCGAGGAGGAATTCTGGGCCGCCTACGCCAAGATGACCGACGTGCTGCGCCCGTGGACGATCGATTTCCACGTCGCCCAGAACGACGGCTCGGTGCACGGCACCGGTTCCCACGACAAGACCGGCCGCCATTGCCCGGCGGACGATCCGAACGGCAAACTCGATATCCCCCGCGCCTCCGCCTATTGGCTCAAGGGGGCCGCCGACCGCGGCATCGACCACATCTGTTGGGACGGGTGCATGTTCCCGAACGAGACGCTCGAAACGCCCGCCACCTGGGAAACCATCCTCGCCACCATGATCCAGGTGGACCAAGCCCTCTAA